In one Streptomyces sp. NBC_01241 genomic region, the following are encoded:
- a CDS encoding putative bifunctional diguanylate cyclase/phosphodiesterase, protein MSGTSEGARPAAVTSPHSAGPSATECHPPWSAAGARGSEPHGYRAAFRAATLPMAVVDHEGLVLAANDALGGLLGFSAAALTTQSAADLLDLAADGRTWHAYREVLHGRRSRFCCTRRLKHPDGRALWAEITVVPMPEPEAGRAGAPRPGTGRVLLSVADVSDRRELQKRLHHLQMHDPVTRLPNRVLFFERLSAVLETPPYEDGSVGGGGRIGLCYLDLDGFKAVNDTMGHRIGDRLLAAVAARLTDCAAQDRPHRPGAHLVARLGGDEFAILVEDSAGTQALTDLARAVLAALQKPFDLDGQRLSVSASIGVVERAVADTSATGLMQAADTTLYWAKADGKARWTVFDPERNAHRMTRQTLSSHLRPAVERGEFTIEYQPLVGMADGVVRGVEALVRWNHPQFGLLSPNRFVAIAEEDGSIVQLGRWVLRSACRQARRWQLDHPAEPPLFISVNVAVRQVWDSDLVTDVAEILAETGLDPALLQLELTESAVMGSAGRPLQALQSLSDMGVRIAIDDFGTGYSNLAYLSRLPVSVLKLDGSFVRGFRYDDGDRPSPADETIVEAMVHLAHRLGLTVTAECVETAGQAERLRRIGCDTGQGWLYSRAVAPERIAELIGGRKLNL, encoded by the coding sequence GTGAGCGGAACCTCCGAAGGGGCGAGGCCCGCGGCGGTCACATCCCCCCACTCCGCAGGGCCGTCGGCCACGGAGTGTCACCCTCCGTGGTCCGCTGCCGGGGCCCGGGGATCGGAGCCGCACGGCTATCGGGCCGCTTTCCGGGCCGCCACGCTCCCGATGGCCGTCGTCGACCACGAGGGACTGGTCCTCGCCGCCAACGACGCGCTCGGCGGGCTCCTCGGCTTCTCCGCCGCGGCACTGACCACGCAGTCGGCGGCCGATCTCCTCGACCTCGCGGCGGACGGCCGCACCTGGCACGCGTACCGCGAGGTGCTGCACGGCCGGCGCTCACGGTTCTGCTGCACCCGCAGGCTCAAGCACCCCGACGGGCGCGCGCTGTGGGCGGAGATCACCGTCGTGCCGATGCCCGAACCGGAGGCGGGCCGGGCCGGCGCCCCGCGGCCCGGCACCGGCCGGGTGCTGCTCTCCGTCGCGGACGTCAGCGACCGGCGTGAGCTGCAGAAGCGGCTGCACCACCTCCAGATGCACGATCCGGTGACCCGGCTGCCCAACCGGGTGTTGTTCTTCGAACGGCTCTCGGCCGTCCTGGAGACCCCGCCGTACGAGGACGGCAGTGTCGGCGGAGGGGGCCGGATCGGGCTCTGCTATCTCGATCTCGACGGTTTCAAGGCCGTCAACGACACGATGGGCCACCGGATCGGCGACCGGCTGCTCGCCGCCGTCGCCGCACGGCTCACCGACTGCGCCGCCCAGGACCGCCCACACCGTCCCGGCGCCCATCTCGTGGCGCGCCTGGGCGGCGACGAGTTCGCGATCCTGGTCGAGGACTCCGCCGGTACGCAAGCGCTCACCGACCTGGCTCGCGCGGTCCTCGCCGCGCTGCAGAAGCCCTTCGACCTGGACGGGCAGCGGCTCTCCGTCTCGGCCTCGATCGGGGTGGTGGAACGGGCCGTGGCCGACACCTCGGCGACCGGTCTGATGCAGGCCGCCGACACCACGCTGTACTGGGCGAAGGCGGACGGCAAGGCCCGCTGGACGGTCTTCGACCCGGAGCGCAACGCCCACCGGATGACCCGGCAGACGCTCTCCTCCCATCTGCGGCCCGCCGTCGAGCGCGGCGAGTTCACCATCGAGTACCAGCCGCTGGTCGGCATGGCCGACGGAGTCGTACGCGGGGTGGAGGCCCTGGTCCGCTGGAACCACCCCCAGTTCGGCCTGCTCTCACCGAATCGGTTCGTCGCGATCGCCGAGGAGGACGGCTCGATCGTCCAGCTCGGCCGGTGGGTGCTGCGGTCCGCGTGCCGCCAGGCCCGGCGCTGGCAGCTCGACCACCCGGCCGAGCCACCGCTGTTCATCAGCGTCAATGTCGCGGTCCGGCAGGTCTGGGACTCCGACCTGGTCACCGATGTCGCGGAGATCCTCGCCGAGACCGGCCTCGATCCCGCGCTGCTGCAGCTGGAGCTGACCGAGTCGGCGGTGATGGGCTCGGCGGGCCGCCCGCTCCAGGCCCTCCAGTCGCTCAGCGACATGGGCGTGCGGATCGCGATCGACGACTTCGGCACCGGCTACTCGAACCTCGCCTATCTCAGCCGGCTGCCCGTTTCCGTGCTGAAGCTGGACGGTTCGTTCGTACGCGGCTTCCGCTACGACGACGGCGACCGCCCGAGCCCCGCCGACGAGACGATCGTCGAGGCGATGGTGCACCTGGCGCACCGGCTGGGCCTGACCGTCACCGCGGAGTGCGTGGAGACCGCGGGCCAGGCCGAACGGCTGCGCAGGATCGGCTGCGACACCGGGCAGGGCTGGCTGTACTCGCGCGCGGTGGCCCCGGAACGGATCGCCGAACTGATCGGCGGCCGGAAGCTGAACCTCTGA
- a CDS encoding LLM class flavin-dependent oxidoreductase, whose amino-acid sequence MDEIRADEIRGDEIRGKAEGTATVPLSVLDLVTVGQGRTATQALRTSVDIARLAERRGFHRYWVAEHHSMPGVASSSPAVILAHLAAHTERIRLGSGGVMLPNHAPLVIAEQFGTLEAMAPGRIDLGLGRAPGTDGATAAALRRTDRLGEGAEDFPQQLAELTRFLDDDFPDGHHYARIHAVPGPVQATAEGGVQSAARPPIWLLGSSGFSARLAGVLGLPFAFAHHFSAQNTVPALDLYRESFRPSAVLDAPYALIGVSALAADDEREARRQVLSGALSMVRLRTGRPGLVPTPEEAEAYTFSPMEREFVDSWLVNIVHGTADEVRTGLDDLAKRTGADELMITANAHGGEARLRSYELIADAYGLPTA is encoded by the coding sequence GTGGACGAGATTCGAGCCGACGAGATCCGAGGCGACGAGATCCGAGGCAAGGCGGAGGGGACGGCCACCGTTCCGCTCTCCGTGCTGGACCTGGTGACCGTGGGCCAGGGCCGCACCGCCACCCAGGCCCTGCGCACGAGCGTGGACATCGCCCGGCTCGCCGAGCGCCGCGGATTCCACCGCTACTGGGTCGCCGAACACCACTCCATGCCGGGCGTCGCCTCCTCCTCACCGGCCGTGATCCTGGCCCACCTCGCCGCGCACACCGAGCGCATCCGGCTCGGTTCCGGCGGCGTGATGCTGCCCAACCACGCACCGCTCGTCATCGCCGAACAGTTCGGCACCCTGGAGGCCATGGCCCCCGGCCGCATCGACCTCGGCCTCGGGCGCGCCCCCGGCACCGACGGTGCGACGGCGGCCGCCCTGCGCCGCACGGACCGGCTGGGCGAAGGCGCCGAAGACTTTCCGCAGCAGCTCGCCGAGCTGACCCGGTTCCTGGACGACGACTTCCCCGACGGCCACCACTACGCCCGTATCCACGCGGTCCCCGGCCCGGTCCAGGCCACCGCCGAGGGCGGCGTCCAGTCGGCGGCCCGGCCGCCGATCTGGCTGCTCGGCTCCTCCGGCTTCAGCGCCCGGCTGGCCGGCGTGCTCGGGCTGCCGTTCGCCTTCGCCCACCACTTCTCGGCCCAGAACACCGTGCCGGCCCTCGACCTGTACCGGGAGTCGTTCCGGCCGTCCGCGGTGCTCGACGCCCCGTACGCCCTGATCGGTGTCTCGGCCCTGGCCGCCGACGACGAGCGCGAGGCCCGCCGCCAGGTTCTCTCCGGCGCCCTGTCCATGGTCCGCCTGCGCACCGGCCGGCCCGGCCTGGTCCCGACACCCGAGGAGGCGGAGGCGTACACCTTCAGCCCCATGGAGCGCGAGTTCGTCGACAGCTGGCTGGTCAACATCGTCCACGGCACGGCGGACGAGGTCCGTACGGGCCTCGACGACCTGGCCAAGCGCACCGGCGCCGACGAACTGATGATCACCGCCAACGCCCACGGCGGCGAGGCCCGGCTGCGCAGCTACGAGCTGATCGCGGACGCGTACGGGCTGCCCACGGCCTGA
- a CDS encoding maleate cis-trans isomerase family protein codes for MTTLGFLYPGRHFAEDDFPRMETLLDAVRLVVNHTAVDEDVYEIDTLTRSGVPERLAAGVPELQRAGVESVVWTSGSGSFLYGWKGAHEQTAALARAAGVPASSTSFGFVHAVRELDATRVAVAATYPEGIAALFTAFLHSAGIEVVATHAARLGSAAEAAAWGPDEVRELVRAADRPEAEVMLLPDTALHTVTHLAELEELLGKPVLTGNQVTVREGLRLADRRAWSPRLGKIFAEREAPPAPVAQWGEGRAWARSGKKGRPGRWGE; via the coding sequence ATGACGACCCTCGGCTTTCTCTACCCGGGCCGCCACTTCGCGGAGGACGACTTCCCGCGGATGGAGACCCTGCTCGACGCCGTCAGGCTGGTCGTGAACCACACCGCCGTCGACGAGGACGTCTACGAGATCGACACGCTGACGCGCAGCGGTGTGCCCGAACGGCTGGCCGCCGGGGTACCGGAGCTGCAACGCGCCGGTGTCGAGTCCGTCGTCTGGACGAGCGGCAGCGGCAGTTTCCTGTACGGGTGGAAGGGCGCCCACGAACAGACCGCCGCCCTGGCCCGGGCGGCCGGGGTGCCCGCCTCCAGCACCTCGTTCGGCTTCGTCCATGCGGTGCGGGAGCTGGACGCCACCCGCGTCGCGGTCGCCGCGACCTATCCCGAGGGCATCGCCGCACTGTTCACCGCCTTCCTGCACTCCGCGGGGATCGAGGTCGTCGCCACCCACGCCGCCCGCCTGGGCTCCGCCGCCGAGGCCGCCGCCTGGGGCCCGGACGAGGTGCGGGAACTCGTCCGGGCCGCGGACCGCCCGGAGGCGGAAGTGATGCTGCTGCCCGACACGGCCCTGCACACCGTCACGCACCTGGCGGAGCTGGAGGAACTCCTCGGCAAGCCGGTCCTCACCGGAAACCAGGTGACGGTCCGGGAAGGACTGCGGCTGGCGGACCGCCGGGCCTGGTCCCCGAGGCTCGGCAAGATCTTCGCCGAGCGCGAGGCACCCCCGGCCCCGGTAGCCCAATGGGGCGAGGGCCGGGCGTGGGCGCGGAGCGGAAAGAAGGGCCGGCCCGGCCGCTGGGGGGAATAA
- a CDS encoding D-2-hydroxyacid dehydrogenase has translation MPEPTLLVLDTDPSPRLGRLTGRATVRYTDEAGLAARLPAADVLLVWDFTSDAVRAAWPGAGPRPAWVHTASAGVDRLLCPELAASDTVVTNARGIFERPIAEYVTGLVLAFAKDLPGTLELQHRRLWRHRESAQVAGSRAVVVGAGPIGREITRLLIALGVQVALVGRRARRTVHGVADLDRLAAMADWVICAAPLTESTRAMFDARFFGLMQPSARFINVGRGPLVVEDDLVAALRKRWIAGAALDVFEQEPLGPQSPLWDVPDLIVSPHMSGDTAGWRDRLGEQFVEMFELWAAGAPLPNVVDIQRGYAPARGPGG, from the coding sequence ATGCCAGAGCCCACCCTGCTCGTCCTGGACACCGACCCGTCGCCGCGTCTCGGCCGGCTGACCGGCCGGGCCACCGTGCGGTACACCGACGAGGCCGGGCTCGCCGCGCGGCTCCCCGCAGCCGACGTGCTGCTGGTGTGGGACTTCACCTCCGACGCGGTACGGGCCGCCTGGCCCGGTGCCGGGCCGCGCCCGGCTTGGGTGCATACGGCGAGCGCGGGCGTGGACCGGCTGCTCTGCCCGGAGCTGGCGGCCTCCGACACGGTGGTGACCAACGCGCGGGGCATCTTCGAGCGGCCGATCGCCGAGTACGTGACGGGCCTGGTGCTGGCGTTCGCCAAGGATCTCCCCGGCACGCTGGAGCTCCAGCACCGGCGGCTGTGGCGCCACCGGGAGAGCGCCCAGGTGGCGGGCAGCCGCGCGGTGGTCGTGGGCGCGGGCCCGATCGGGCGGGAGATCACCCGGCTGCTGATCGCCCTCGGCGTCCAAGTGGCGCTCGTGGGGCGCAGGGCGCGGCGCACCGTCCACGGCGTGGCGGATCTGGACCGGCTGGCCGCCATGGCGGACTGGGTGATCTGCGCGGCGCCGCTGACGGAGTCGACCCGTGCCATGTTCGACGCGCGATTCTTCGGGCTGATGCAGCCGTCGGCCCGCTTCATCAACGTGGGGCGCGGTCCGCTGGTCGTCGAGGACGATCTGGTCGCCGCACTGCGCAAGCGCTGGATCGCGGGCGCGGCACTCGACGTATTCGAGCAGGAGCCGCTCGGGCCGCAGAGCCCGCTCTGGGACGTACCGGATCTGATCGTGTCACCGCACATGAGCGGCGACACGGCGGGTTGGCGGGACCGGCTGGGCGAGCAGTTCGTGGAGATGTTCGAACTCTGGGCAGCCGGGGCTCCGTTGCCGAACGTGGTGGACATACAGCGCGGCTACGCCCCTGCCCGGGGGCCGGGCGGCTGA
- the ehuB gene encoding ectoine/hydroxyectoine ABC transporter substrate-binding protein EhuB has product MADFPNLSRRGFLNRSAAVGGLLVVPGLLSACSRTDAGSTDGAGALDKLRKQGFVRVAYANEAPYGYLEGKQLKGEAPTLHREIFKALGVDELKPTLSEWDGLIPGLQAGKYDVVSAGMAITPERCANALFSEPEFISPTALMVKKGNPKKVTDLASAKAAGITVGVMSGAVEGAYAEGAGIPKDKIKTLQKPQDGADAVKGGRVDAFLLTGISLRWLAKTNPDTEVTEAFLPELDGTKQYSPGGAVFRKGNEDLRDAFNRELKKIVSDQSRYVGLLQEYGFGATELPPATLKTADLCKG; this is encoded by the coding sequence ATGGCTGACTTCCCGAACCTGTCCCGCCGGGGCTTTCTCAACCGATCGGCGGCCGTGGGTGGCCTGCTCGTCGTTCCCGGGCTGCTCTCCGCGTGCAGCAGGACCGACGCCGGTTCCACGGATGGTGCGGGGGCGCTCGACAAGCTCCGCAAGCAGGGCTTCGTCCGGGTCGCGTACGCCAACGAGGCCCCGTACGGCTATCTGGAGGGCAAGCAGCTCAAGGGCGAGGCGCCCACCCTGCACCGGGAGATCTTCAAGGCGCTCGGCGTCGACGAACTGAAGCCCACGCTCTCCGAGTGGGACGGCCTGATCCCCGGGCTGCAGGCCGGAAAGTACGACGTGGTCAGCGCCGGCATGGCCATCACGCCGGAGCGCTGCGCGAACGCCCTCTTCTCCGAGCCCGAGTTCATCTCGCCCACCGCGCTGATGGTGAAGAAGGGCAACCCGAAGAAGGTCACCGACCTGGCGTCCGCGAAGGCCGCCGGGATCACCGTCGGCGTGATGTCGGGCGCCGTCGAGGGCGCGTACGCCGAAGGCGCGGGCATCCCCAAGGACAAGATCAAGACACTGCAGAAGCCGCAGGACGGCGCCGACGCGGTCAAGGGCGGCCGGGTCGACGCGTTCCTGCTCACCGGCATCTCGCTGCGCTGGCTGGCGAAGACGAACCCCGACACCGAGGTCACCGAGGCCTTCCTGCCGGAGCTCGACGGCACGAAGCAGTACAGCCCCGGCGGCGCCGTCTTCCGCAAGGGCAACGAGGACCTGCGGGACGCCTTCAACCGCGAGCTGAAGAAGATCGTCTCGGACCAGTCGCGCTATGTGGGCCTGCTCCAGGAGTACGGCTTCGGGGCCACCGAGCTCCCGCCGGCCACCCTGAAGACGGCCGACCTGTGCAAGGGCTGA
- the ehuC gene encoding ectoine/hydroxyectoine ABC transporter permease subunit EhuC, which translates to MSDFFSAFFDNLPQVRAGLWVTLQATVLGALLALLLSFVLGLMSVSRLLVARGVSRVVVEFFRGTSLYIQLFWLYYAMPPLTGYELTPLLCGVVAFGLNYGAYGAEVVRGAVNSVPRAQYEAAVALNMTPLHRMRKVILPQAWVQMIPSFTNLLIQLLKCTPLLWLISAADLMTVIQQLRDRTGETLTAYVTLLVLYFVLAYALTLLMNLLERGAKRRLGLATGAGSLLRSRSATEAVASAAGGGVR; encoded by the coding sequence ATGAGTGATTTCTTCTCCGCCTTCTTCGACAATCTGCCGCAAGTGCGCGCGGGGCTGTGGGTGACCCTCCAGGCCACCGTCCTCGGCGCGCTGCTCGCCCTGCTCCTGTCGTTCGTCCTCGGCCTGATGTCGGTCAGCCGGCTGCTGGTGGCGCGTGGCGTGTCACGCGTGGTCGTGGAGTTCTTCCGCGGCACCTCGCTCTACATCCAGCTGTTCTGGCTCTACTACGCGATGCCGCCGCTGACGGGGTACGAACTGACGCCGCTGCTCTGCGGTGTCGTCGCCTTCGGTCTCAACTACGGCGCGTACGGCGCGGAGGTGGTGCGCGGCGCGGTCAACTCCGTACCGCGCGCCCAGTACGAGGCGGCCGTCGCGCTGAACATGACGCCGCTGCACCGGATGCGGAAGGTGATCCTTCCGCAGGCCTGGGTGCAGATGATCCCGTCCTTCACCAATCTGCTGATCCAGCTGCTGAAGTGCACCCCGCTGCTGTGGCTGATCTCCGCGGCCGACCTGATGACCGTGATCCAGCAGCTGCGCGACCGTACCGGCGAGACGCTCACCGCGTACGTGACCCTGCTGGTCCTCTACTTCGTCCTGGCCTACGCGCTGACCCTGCTGATGAATCTCCTGGAGCGCGGTGCCAAGCGGCGCCTCGGCCTGGCGACCGGCGCGGGCTCGCTGCTGCGCAGCCGCAGCGCCACGGAGGCCGTCGCGTCGGCGGCCGGAGGTGGTGTCCGGTGA
- the ehuD gene encoding ectoine/hydroxyectoine ABC transporter permease subunit EhuD, whose protein sequence is MNGFDWNAAGDVLPLVLKGFEVTLLATVLGTLVAAVLGLAIAVAGRAPSRCVTVPVRAVMEFIRSTPLLVQLVGAAALFTSVEPLVIGIVVLGVHYATYTSEVYRAGIDSVPKGQWEACRALSLTPRRTWQAVILPQAVRNVLPALGNYAISMFKETPFLAVITVQEMVFEARQYGAAHFAYTEAFTLAGLVFLVASYPTSLLMRKLEKRLGH, encoded by the coding sequence GTGAACGGCTTCGACTGGAACGCCGCCGGGGACGTACTGCCCCTGGTGCTCAAGGGGTTCGAGGTCACGCTGCTCGCGACCGTGCTCGGCACGCTCGTCGCCGCGGTGCTCGGGCTCGCCATCGCGGTCGCCGGGCGGGCCCCGAGCAGGTGCGTGACGGTGCCGGTGCGGGCCGTGATGGAGTTCATCCGGTCCACCCCGCTGCTCGTCCAACTGGTCGGCGCGGCAGCCCTGTTCACCTCCGTGGAACCCCTGGTGATCGGCATCGTGGTGCTGGGCGTCCACTACGCGACGTACACCTCCGAGGTGTACCGCGCCGGGATCGACAGTGTGCCGAAGGGCCAGTGGGAGGCATGCCGGGCGCTCTCGCTCACCCCGCGGCGGACCTGGCAGGCGGTGATCCTGCCGCAGGCGGTGCGCAATGTGCTGCCCGCCCTCGGCAACTACGCGATCTCGATGTTCAAGGAGACCCCGTTCCTCGCCGTGATCACGGTGCAGGAGATGGTCTTCGAGGCCCGGCAGTACGGCGCCGCCCACTTCGCGTACACCGAGGCTTTCACGCTCGCCGGACTGGTCTTCCTGGTCGCGAGCTACCCCACCTCGCTGCTGATGAGAAAGCTGGAGAAGCGCCTTGGCCACTGA
- the ehuA gene encoding ectoine/hydroxyectoine ABC transporter ATP-binding protein EhuA — translation MATEPLPLQKTAPTAPADAVPAAVAATGHPLVRFDDVVKRYGDHVVLDRLGFSVRRGEHVTLIGPSGSGKTTILRLLMTLERVSDGVIWVDGDPLSHTRGPDGSLRPATEKHLREARKKIGMVFQQFNLFPNMKVLQNITEAPVNVLGMDRDEAESRARELLDLVGLSTKIDAHPSQLSGGQQQRVAIARALAMRPEILLLDEVTSALDPELVAGVLELLSDIARNTDITMLCVTHEMNFARDVSETVLMFDAGRVVESGSPEKIFSDPEHERTREFLTAVL, via the coding sequence TTGGCCACTGAACCCCTCCCCCTCCAGAAGACCGCGCCCACGGCCCCCGCGGACGCCGTGCCGGCCGCCGTCGCGGCGACCGGCCATCCGCTGGTGCGCTTCGACGACGTCGTGAAGCGGTACGGCGACCACGTCGTCCTCGACCGGCTGGGCTTCTCCGTACGGCGCGGCGAGCACGTCACCCTGATCGGGCCCAGCGGCTCGGGCAAGACCACCATCCTGCGGCTGCTGATGACCCTCGAAAGGGTCAGCGACGGGGTCATCTGGGTGGACGGCGACCCGCTGTCCCACACCAGGGGACCCGACGGCTCGCTGAGGCCGGCGACCGAGAAGCATCTGCGCGAGGCCCGGAAGAAGATCGGCATGGTCTTCCAGCAGTTCAACCTCTTCCCCAACATGAAGGTGCTGCAGAACATCACCGAGGCCCCGGTCAACGTGCTGGGGATGGACCGCGACGAGGCGGAGAGCCGCGCCCGCGAGCTGCTCGACCTGGTCGGGCTCTCGACGAAGATCGACGCGCACCCCTCCCAGCTCTCCGGCGGCCAGCAGCAGCGGGTGGCGATCGCCCGCGCGCTGGCGATGCGGCCGGAGATCCTGCTGCTCGACGAGGTGACGTCGGCGCTCGACCCGGAGCTGGTGGCGGGCGTGCTGGAACTGCTGAGCGACATCGCCAGGAACACCGACATCACCATGCTCTGCGTGACCCACGAGATGAACTTCGCCCGCGACGTCTCGGAGACGGTACTGATGTTCGATGCTGGCCGTGTGGTCGAGTCCGGTTCGCCGGAAAAAATCTTCTCCGATCCCGAGCACGAACGCACACGCGAATTCCTCACCGCGGTGCTGTGA
- a CDS encoding IclR family transcriptional regulator domain-containing protein, producing the protein MTLKPEPTAPFHSVQYALRVLEAVSEHGDGVTDAQISRETGLPVGHLTSLLLTLRREGYVEQIADGAYVIGSSLLLLGSGAARRQALETRLQQSLAQLRDSVGAAVYISRYVDGEIRVTQYADGPRTPAVNEWVDFRSSAHASAVGKCLLAQLDQNSRRDHLSRHKTARLTSRTITNEKVLFSKLDSQPATVPVLDIQEYAVGTVCAAVPLTAGASAGCLALSLPIEDAHRLRTAADTLNRRAAPVLLSLAL; encoded by the coding sequence GTGACGTTGAAGCCCGAACCGACCGCACCGTTCCACTCGGTGCAGTACGCCCTTCGCGTTCTCGAAGCGGTCTCCGAACACGGCGACGGCGTGACGGACGCTCAGATCTCCCGGGAGACGGGGCTGCCTGTCGGGCATCTCACCTCCCTGCTGCTGACGCTGCGCCGCGAGGGGTACGTCGAGCAGATCGCCGACGGCGCGTACGTGATCGGCTCCTCGCTGCTGCTCCTCGGCTCCGGGGCGGCCCGCAGGCAGGCCCTGGAGACCAGGCTCCAGCAGTCGCTGGCGCAGCTGCGCGATTCGGTCGGCGCGGCGGTCTACATCAGCCGGTACGTCGACGGCGAGATCCGGGTCACGCAATACGCCGACGGCCCCCGCACCCCCGCGGTCAACGAGTGGGTGGACTTCCGGTCCTCCGCGCACGCCTCGGCGGTCGGCAAGTGCCTGCTGGCCCAGCTCGACCAGAACAGCCGCCGCGACCACCTCTCGCGCCACAAGACGGCCCGGCTCACCTCGCGGACGATCACCAACGAAAAGGTGCTCTTCTCCAAGCTGGACAGCCAGCCGGCGACGGTCCCGGTGCTCGACATCCAGGAGTACGCGGTCGGCACGGTGTGCGCGGCGGTGCCGCTGACCGCCGGGGCGTCGGCGGGGTGCCTGGCGCTGTCCCTGCCGATCGAGGACGCCCATCGCCTGCGCACGGCGGCGGACACACTGAACCGGCGGGCGGCTCCCGTGCTCTTGTCGCTGGCGCTCTAG
- a CDS encoding MFS transporter has translation MTNATRTTAERGPLAGRREWTAFVVLLLPLLLVSMDVSVLFFAIPSIDRDLAPSATQQLWIFDVYAFALAGLLITMGSLGDRIGRRKLLLLGAFAFSAASVAAAYSTSPEMLIAARALLGIGGATLMPSTMGLVRNMFRDERQRGRAIGIWSGAMAGGIALGSVLSGVMLEHFWWGSVFLINVPAMVLLLVLVPVLVPEFKDPNPGRFDFLSVPLSMGAVLPVVYGVKESAAHGLDVRNALIIAAGLVVGRFFVRRQRGHKDAMISRELFRNSGFAAGIGLNALATFAMMGSSFFTTQYLQSVLGMGTMEAALWSLAPSLAVGAAAPAATAIAQRTDRTRVIGAGFVIAAAGFAILALTGTDSLWLLLGGCAVMSCGIVTVMALVSDLALSTAPPEKASSAASLLETGQEFGGAMGMALLGAVATAVFTADMPGSAPEEARKTLAGAVATGDGSLISIGREAFVHSMRYASVAGAALLLAGAVLAVTLLRRRTAAADPDELTLTS, from the coding sequence ATGACGAACGCTACGCGCACCACCGCCGAGCGCGGCCCCCTCGCCGGTCGCCGGGAATGGACCGCCTTCGTGGTCCTGCTGCTTCCCCTCCTCCTCGTCTCGATGGACGTCTCCGTCCTCTTCTTCGCGATCCCGTCCATCGACCGGGACCTCGCACCCAGCGCCACCCAGCAGCTCTGGATCTTCGACGTGTATGCCTTCGCCCTGGCCGGCCTGCTCATCACGATGGGCTCGCTCGGCGACCGGATCGGCCGCCGGAAGCTGCTGCTCCTCGGCGCGTTCGCGTTCAGTGCCGCGTCCGTCGCCGCCGCGTACTCCACCAGCCCCGAGATGCTGATCGCGGCCCGCGCGCTGCTCGGGATCGGCGGTGCGACGCTGATGCCGTCGACGATGGGGCTCGTGCGCAACATGTTCCGCGACGAGCGACAGCGCGGCCGGGCCATCGGCATCTGGTCGGGCGCCATGGCCGGCGGGATCGCGCTCGGCTCGGTGCTCAGCGGGGTCATGCTGGAACACTTCTGGTGGGGCTCGGTCTTCCTGATCAATGTGCCGGCCATGGTGCTGCTGCTGGTCCTGGTGCCGGTGCTGGTACCGGAGTTCAAGGACCCGAACCCCGGCCGGTTCGACTTCCTGAGCGTGCCGCTGTCGATGGGCGCCGTGCTGCCCGTCGTCTACGGGGTCAAGGAGAGCGCCGCACACGGGCTCGATGTGCGGAACGCGCTGATCATCGCCGCCGGGCTCGTCGTCGGCCGGTTCTTCGTCCGCCGCCAGCGCGGCCACAAGGACGCGATGATCAGCCGGGAGCTCTTCCGCAACAGCGGCTTCGCGGCCGGGATCGGGCTGAACGCGCTGGCCACGTTCGCCATGATGGGGTCCTCGTTCTTCACCACGCAGTATCTGCAGTCGGTGCTCGGCATGGGCACGATGGAGGCCGCGCTGTGGAGCCTGGCCCCCTCACTGGCGGTGGGTGCCGCCGCTCCGGCGGCCACGGCGATCGCCCAGCGGACCGACCGTACGCGCGTCATCGGCGCCGGTTTCGTCATCGCCGCCGCCGGTTTCGCGATCCTCGCCCTGACGGGTACGGACTCGCTGTGGCTGCTGCTCGGCGGCTGCGCCGTGATGAGCTGCGGCATCGTCACGGTGATGGCGCTCGTCTCGGACCTGGCGCTGTCCACCGCCCCGCCGGAGAAGGCGAGTTCGGCGGCCTCGCTGCTGGAGACCGGGCAGGAGTTCGGCGGTGCGATGGGAATGGCCCTGCTCGGTGCGGTGGCCACGGCCGTCTTCACCGCCGACATGCCGGGCTCCGCGCCGGAGGAAGCCCGCAAGACGCTGGCGGGCGCGGTGGCCACGGGGGACGGCTCACTGATCTCGATCGGGCGGGAGGCCTTCGTGCACAGCATGCGGTACGCCTCGGTGGCGGGGGCCGCGCTGTTGCTGGCGGGCGCGGTGCTGGCCGTCACGCTGCTGCGACGGCGGACCGCGGCGGCGGACCCGGACGAACTGACCCTGACGAGCTAG